The Planctellipticum variicoloris DNA window GGCAAGGTCGTTGCGGAACCGCCCTTCGGCGATCAGCTCCGCATACACCTCCCGCCACCGCGCCCTGCGGGCCTCGCGATAGACGAAAACCGTCGGACGCGGCCGGTCCCGAAACATGGCCCGCTCCTGAATCAGCAGCTCCACGTGCTCCGGGTGATGATCGAAAAACTCCAGAAACACCCAGATGGAGCGGGCAATTCTTTGGAGCGGGTCGGCGACGTCGGCGACAGACTCCTCAAGCTTGGCTTGCAGACTCTGCATCCCCTCGTCGACGCATGCCAGAAACAGCTCCCGCTTGCTGCGGAAGTACAGATAAAGCGTTCCCTTGGCGATCGACAGTTCCAGCGCGACGCGCTCCATTTCGCAGTTCGCGAACCCGAGCGTCGCGAACAGACCGGTCGCCGCCGACACGATCTCCTGACGTCGTTTGGCTTTACGAGAATCTTCAGCAGGCGGGTCCGAGCTCATCTGCGAGTTCCAGCCGACGCGAGTGGTCAATCATGAAGGATTACACAGGTTTCGCGATCCCGACGCGAGCGGCCTTGCAGATCGAATTCCGACCGGTACAATTCTCCGTTAAACACGATTATGACTGACGAGTCAGTCATTGTCGATTTCGATTTCGCTCGCATCAGGGAGAATCTATGGCACGCGCCTGTCCTCATTCTCCGGCTGCAGGCTCGCTGGTCCGCTTCGCCTCGATCTTCGCCGCAGTTGCGCTCATTGCCGGGTGCCAGAAAAAGGCGCCCCCTCCCGCTCCGCCAAAACCTCCCGAAGTCATTGTTGCGCTTCCCGTTCGACAGACTGTCACGGATTTCGAAGAATACACGGGCCGACTCGCGCCGGTCAGAATCGTCGACCTCCGCGCACGAGTGAGCGGCTACCTGGATCAGGTCCAGTTCACCGATGGCGCCGACGTCGTCGAAGGCGCCCCCCTCTTTCGGATCGACGCTCGCCCCTTCTCCGCGGCCCTGGCGGAGGCGGAAGCAAACGTAGCCCAGTTGCAGGCCCGACTCGAGCGGAGTCGACGGCAGGAGGTGCGACTGACCGACCTGAACAAGCGGCAGATCACCACCGACGACGAACTGGACGGCGTCAAATACCTTCGCATGGAAACCGACGCCGAACTGAAGGCCGCCCAGGCCGCCGTCGAACTCGCCCGACTCAACCTGGAGTTCACCGAGATCAAGTCGCCCCTGACAGGCCGCATCAGCCGCCGTCTGGTCGACCCCGGCAACCTGGTTCAGGCCGACGTGACTCCCCTCGCGACCATCGTCGCCCTGGACCCCGTCTACGCCTATTTCGACGTCGACGAACGGACGGTGCTGCAGGTCCGCCGCCTGATCGCCAAGGGAGAAGTAACTTCCGCGCGCGACAAAGCCATCGAGGTCAGTCTGGCGCTGGCCGACGACGACGAATTCTCGCTGACCGGCTCGGTCAACTTCGTCGACAACCAGGTCTCCGCAACCACCGGTACGCTGCGGTTGCGGGCGGAAGTCCAGAATCCCCGCAAACTCCTCGCTCCGGGAATGTTCGTCCGGGTCCGGGTGCCGATCGGCCTCCCGCACGAAGCCGTCCTCGTTCGCGAGGAAGCGCTCGGGTCCGACCAGGGCCAGCGATTCGTCTACGTTCTCAACGACAAGAACGAAGTCCAGTATCGCAGAATCAAGGCGGGAAGACTCTCCGCGGGACTGCGCGTCGTCGCCGAAGGGCTGACTTCCGACGAGCGCGTGATCGTCACCGGCCTCCAGCGCGTTCGTCCCGGCGTGACGGTCATCCCCAGGTTTGCCGACAAAGACGAAGCCGTCTCCGCGACGGCGGCAACGGACCCGCTCGAACAGGAGGTACTCGTCAGCCCTCCCATGACGACGCCCGAAAGCCGGGCCGGGCTTGCCCGATCCCTCGCGACGGAAGTTGGTCCGGCGATCAGCGCGACCCCCGCGGATGCCAAGAATTGACCTCGCCATCCGTCGATTGAGAGCCTTCGACCATGTTCTGCAGGTTCTTCATCGATCGACCGATTTTCGCATCGGTCCTTTCGATTCTGGTGACGCTGGCGGGGGGGATCGCGGCCTACAATCTGCCGATCGCCCAGTATCCGCCAGTCACCCCCTCGACAGTCCAGGTCGACTGCAACTATCCCGGCGCCAATGCCCGGGTCGTCTCCGAAACGATCGCCGCCCCCATCGAGCAGCAGGTCAACGGCGTCCAGGACATGCTCTACATGTCCTCTCAGAGCACGAGCGACGGGTCGTACACGCTGACGGTGACCTTCAAGCCCGGCGTCGACCTGAATCTCGCACAGGTTCTCGTGCAGAATCGCGTCAGTCTGGCGATGCCCCAGCTTCCGGACGTCGTCCGGGCCACGGGAGTCGTGACCCGGAAGCGATCGCCCGACATCCTGCTCGTCGCCAGCTTGAACTCTCCCAACGGCCGCTACGACCAGCTCTATCTCAGCAACTACGCGCTGATGCACGTGCGCGACGAGCTCTCCCGACTGCCCGGGATCAGCGACGTGCTGCTGTTCGGACAGCGCGACTACAGCATGCGGATCTGGATCGATCCGGAGCGGCTTTCCGTTCGGAATCTGACCGTCAGCGACGTCATCAACGCC harbors:
- a CDS encoding TetR/AcrR family transcriptional regulator → MSSDPPAEDSRKAKRRQEIVSAATGLFATLGFANCEMERVALELSIAKGTLYLYFRSKRELFLACVDEGMQSLQAKLEESVADVADPLQRIARSIWVFLEFFDHHPEHVELLIQERAMFRDRPRPTVFVYREARRARWREVYAELIAEGRFRNDLAVDDLVDTVGNLLYGTMFTNYFSGRSVPLCQQYRAIVELTFRGVLSDAERVRWPGATPGWTH
- a CDS encoding efflux RND transporter periplasmic adaptor subunit; the protein is MARACPHSPAAGSLVRFASIFAAVALIAGCQKKAPPPAPPKPPEVIVALPVRQTVTDFEEYTGRLAPVRIVDLRARVSGYLDQVQFTDGADVVEGAPLFRIDARPFSAALAEAEANVAQLQARLERSRRQEVRLTDLNKRQITTDDELDGVKYLRMETDAELKAAQAAVELARLNLEFTEIKSPLTGRISRRLVDPGNLVQADVTPLATIVALDPVYAYFDVDERTVLQVRRLIAKGEVTSARDKAIEVSLALADDDEFSLTGSVNFVDNQVSATTGTLRLRAEVQNPRKLLAPGMFVRVRVPIGLPHEAVLVREEALGSDQGQRFVYVLNDKNEVQYRRIKAGRLSAGLRVVAEGLTSDERVIVTGLQRVRPGVTVIPRFADKDEAVSATAATDPLEQEVLVSPPMTTPESRAGLARSLATEVGPAISATPADAKN